The following proteins are encoded in a genomic region of Leptospira yasudae:
- a CDS encoding protein kinase codes for MKHRKEDLAELIEGAREGEKFPLAKLISGVERPDSFEFRKELFAALAQRGLNGQNSLTVGFTGTPGAGKSSLLGELATQFLKADDGETMAIVAIDPSSHISGGSLLGDRTRLSLPAREKRIYFRSQPSQLELGGVNPYTYHVIRLLRCFFRYVFIETVGIGQNEIEVSKLTDLSFLVLQPLGGDQVQFMKSGIMEVPDSFILNKCDEEVLANSSYHMLITTLEFLKDIMPGKELPPVFKTSTKTKYGIAELLDFIRKAKPVADRSKETDLQLRKWIKNEYGNFGLKVIENLPYSPGSGFETLEGLALEEIRRKLKS; via the coding sequence GTGAAACATCGCAAAGAAGATCTCGCCGAACTCATCGAAGGTGCGCGGGAGGGAGAAAAATTTCCTCTCGCAAAACTGATCTCCGGTGTTGAAAGGCCGGATTCGTTCGAGTTTCGGAAAGAGTTGTTTGCAGCCCTCGCGCAGCGAGGGCTGAACGGACAAAATTCGTTAACGGTGGGATTTACCGGAACGCCGGGTGCGGGAAAATCCTCGTTGCTCGGAGAACTCGCGACTCAATTTCTCAAGGCCGACGACGGTGAAACGATGGCGATCGTCGCGATCGATCCTTCCAGTCATATTTCCGGCGGTTCGCTGTTAGGCGATCGAACCCGTCTTTCCCTTCCCGCACGGGAGAAGAGAATCTACTTTCGTTCCCAGCCGAGTCAGCTCGAACTCGGAGGAGTCAATCCCTATACGTATCACGTCATCCGATTGCTTCGTTGTTTTTTTCGTTACGTTTTCATTGAAACCGTAGGGATCGGCCAGAACGAGATCGAAGTCTCCAAATTGACCGACTTGTCCTTTCTCGTGCTGCAACCGTTAGGCGGAGACCAGGTTCAGTTTATGAAAAGCGGAATCATGGAAGTTCCGGATTCCTTCATTCTAAACAAATGCGACGAAGAAGTTCTCGCGAATTCCAGTTATCACATGCTGATTACGACTTTGGAATTCTTGAAGGACATTATGCCCGGCAAGGAACTTCCTCCCGTTTTCAAAACCTCCACCAAAACCAAATACGGAATCGCGGAACTTCTGGATTTTATCCGAAAGGCAAAACCCGTCGCCGACCGTTCCAAAGAAACCGATCTACAGCTTAGGAAGTGGATCAAAAACGAATACGGGAATTTCGGTTTAAAAGTCATCGAGAACCTCCCCTATTCGCCCGGTTCGGGTTTTGAAACTCTGGAAGGTTTGGCTCTTGAGGAAATCCGCAGGAAGTTGAAATCTTAA
- a CDS encoding protein meaA, whose translation MENKDHILYDKAGKPSKEPAWIFRTYAGHTNARESNELFRKNLSKGQTGLSIAFDLATQCGYSSDHAIARPEIGKVGVPINTLEDFRILFNQIPIEEMNTSMTINGTSMYLLSLYVALAQERGVDIGLLQGTTQNDIIKEYLARGTYIFPPAQSIRVIVDMYEYCLKNIPKWNPSNICSYHLQEAGATPVQELAFALATAMAILDAIKERNCFTPDEFEQCVGRISFFVNAGIRFVEEMCKMRAFTDMWDEITRDRYQVKQEKYRRFRYGVQVNSLGLTEEQPENNAWRILIEALGVTMSRDARCRALQLPAWNEALSLPRPWDQQWSLRLQQVLAYETDLLEYPDLFEGSKVVESKVKELKEEAYKEIQKILDMGGAIKAIENGYMKSQLVKSQAERLAKINNNELIIVGKNKWTEGTPSPLMTDQDGGVFKVDPKSAEETLEVLAKVKSKRDPNVVKAALATLEADAKAGKNLMHASIECAKAGISTGEWADVLRSVFGEYRPATGVEGQKLNLETEKVVRVRGKVEAFLKTSGSRPKIVVGKPGLDGHSNGAEMIAVSAKHAGFDVIYSGIRLTPEEIVQTAVEENADVIGVSILSGSHLELAEQIFNELKHYKADIPVVFGGIIPPTDFDALTKLGVKAIFTPKDYDLMDVMERIIDIISKTVKAA comes from the coding sequence ATGGAAAACAAAGATCACATCCTTTACGACAAAGCGGGAAAACCGTCCAAAGAACCGGCCTGGATCTTCAGAACCTACGCGGGACACACAAACGCGAGAGAATCCAACGAACTTTTTAGAAAAAACCTCTCCAAAGGCCAAACCGGTCTTTCCATCGCCTTCGACCTCGCGACCCAGTGCGGTTACAGCTCCGATCACGCGATCGCAAGACCCGAAATCGGGAAAGTGGGAGTTCCGATCAACACCCTGGAGGATTTTAGAATCCTATTCAACCAGATTCCCATCGAGGAAATGAACACTTCGATGACGATCAACGGGACTTCGATGTATCTTTTGTCCCTCTACGTCGCCCTCGCCCAAGAACGCGGAGTGGACATCGGTCTTCTTCAAGGAACCACCCAGAACGACATCATCAAGGAATATCTCGCGAGAGGAACGTACATCTTCCCTCCCGCTCAGTCCATCCGAGTCATCGTGGATATGTACGAATACTGCCTGAAGAATATTCCGAAATGGAACCCGTCTAACATCTGTTCGTATCACTTGCAGGAAGCCGGAGCGACCCCGGTGCAGGAACTTGCGTTCGCACTCGCAACCGCGATGGCAATCCTCGACGCGATCAAAGAAAGAAATTGTTTTACTCCGGACGAGTTCGAGCAGTGCGTGGGGAGAATTTCGTTCTTCGTAAACGCCGGAATCCGTTTCGTGGAAGAGATGTGCAAGATGCGCGCCTTCACCGATATGTGGGACGAGATCACAAGAGATCGTTACCAAGTGAAACAAGAAAAATACCGCCGCTTCCGTTACGGGGTTCAGGTGAACTCTCTCGGTCTTACGGAAGAACAACCGGAAAACAACGCTTGGAGAATTCTCATCGAAGCCTTGGGTGTCACCATGAGCCGCGACGCGCGTTGCAGAGCGTTGCAGCTTCCGGCTTGGAACGAAGCGCTTTCTCTTCCAAGACCTTGGGATCAACAGTGGTCTTTGCGACTGCAGCAGGTCCTCGCGTATGAAACCGATCTTCTCGAATATCCGGATTTATTCGAAGGTTCTAAAGTAGTCGAAAGCAAGGTCAAAGAACTCAAGGAAGAAGCTTACAAAGAGATTCAGAAAATTCTCGATATGGGCGGAGCGATCAAAGCGATCGAGAACGGATATATGAAATCCCAGCTCGTTAAGTCGCAAGCGGAACGTCTCGCAAAGATCAACAACAACGAACTCATCATCGTAGGTAAGAACAAATGGACCGAAGGAACTCCTTCTCCATTGATGACCGATCAAGACGGCGGGGTTTTTAAAGTGGATCCTAAATCCGCGGAAGAAACTCTCGAAGTTCTCGCAAAAGTAAAATCAAAACGCGATCCGAACGTCGTCAAAGCCGCGCTTGCAACTCTCGAGGCGGACGCAAAAGCGGGTAAGAATCTGATGCACGCTTCCATCGAGTGCGCGAAAGCGGGAATCTCGACGGGAGAATGGGCGGACGTTCTTCGATCCGTGTTCGGAGAATACAGACCTGCGACCGGAGTCGAAGGACAAAAACTCAATCTCGAAACCGAAAAGGTCGTTCGCGTTCGCGGAAAAGTGGAGGCCTTTTTAAAAACGAGCGGCTCCAGACCGAAGATCGTAGTCGGAAAACCGGGGTTAGACGGACATTCCAACGGAGCGGAGATGATCGCCGTATCCGCGAAACACGCTGGCTTCGACGTGATCTATTCCGGAATTCGCTTAACACCGGAGGAAATCGTTCAAACCGCAGTGGAAGAAAACGCGGACGTGATCGGTGTTTCGATTCTTTCGGGATCTCATTTGGAACTCGCGGAACAAATCTTCAACGAACTCAAACATTATAAGGCGGATATTCCGGTCGTATTCGGAGGAATCATCCCTCCGACCGACTTCGACGCTTTGACGAAACTCGGAGTGAAGGCGATCTTCACGCCGAAGGATTATGATCTGATGGACGTGATGGAAAGAATCATCGACATCATTTCCAAGACCGTAAAAGCCGCCTAA
- a CDS encoding class I SAM-dependent methyltransferase, whose product MTLGANGLPFEKAYWRDIYGSGTDVDATFNAKEHARYAKSILNLMEINVNSIADFGFGKGILLKEMVKIFKPGRVLAIDPSEQMLDELLAQKWIRAWNMSVLNTTVQELDLSYFVHLPFDLGICNSVVQYIQGDLRPVFEKLHKIVKYLYFSVPTKDDYIRMKKDIYFEDPYAYVRTKKQYLKMIDPYFRRVGFNLLESRLVNDSRFTDELFKDE is encoded by the coding sequence TTGACGTTAGGCGCAAACGGTCTTCCTTTTGAAAAAGCGTATTGGAGAGATATCTACGGTTCGGGGACGGACGTGGACGCGACCTTTAACGCGAAAGAACACGCGCGTTATGCGAAATCGATTTTGAATCTGATGGAAATCAACGTGAATTCGATCGCGGATTTCGGTTTCGGCAAGGGAATCCTTTTGAAGGAAATGGTCAAGATTTTCAAACCGGGACGCGTCTTAGCCATCGACCCCTCCGAACAGATGCTCGACGAATTGCTCGCTCAAAAATGGATTCGCGCCTGGAACATGTCCGTGTTGAATACGACCGTTCAGGAATTGGATCTTTCGTATTTCGTTCATCTTCCTTTTGATTTAGGAATTTGTAATTCGGTCGTTCAATACATCCAAGGGGATCTGCGACCGGTCTTCGAGAAACTTCATAAAATCGTAAAATACTTATATTTCTCCGTTCCCACGAAAGACGATTATATCCGCATGAAGAAGGATATCTACTTTGAAGATCCGTACGCCTATGTAAGAACGAAAAAACAATATCTGAAAATGATCGATCCGTATTTCCGAAGAGTGGGCTTTAATCTCCTGGAAAGCAGATTAGTGAACGATTCTAGATTTACGGACGAATTGTTTAAAGATGAATGA
- the lepB gene encoding signal peptidase I has protein sequence MRFAFALILNLLFTPIGFIVLNDVKRFMIFLLFDIISICVFNGLIYIYDKVQKIGILVAFIFVIIIFLTIIVIYTRKSWASYQERADNYPFGKAKTIGLLVLLFILESFIYDEFKTFFKDHFYSTHNIVSRSMEPSVQLGDYIFVNHHNFQIKNGDAIHYIFEESENGRKEALKRVIGIPGDRLLLKDKRISKDSYILEIILNGKTLKNKKIPHPFIQENIDINLSDKVFYEETIGNKKYITVYKRASTLGETEDFGYKEIVLKEGEYFILGDNRNDSYDSRISGPIKRSVILGKMVSKYFSINFKEYTCSEAMNLILDDFEALDRCSTDFVTKILRSKIRFENIGRNEFYDN, from the coding sequence ATGAGATTTGCTTTCGCTCTAATATTGAATCTGCTCTTTACGCCTATTGGTTTTATTGTATTGAACGATGTTAAGAGATTTATGATATTTTTACTTTTCGATATTATTAGCATCTGCGTATTTAACGGATTAATTTATATTTATGATAAAGTCCAGAAAATCGGGATTCTCGTAGCATTTATTTTCGTAATAATAATATTTCTAACAATTATCGTGATATATACGAGAAAGAGCTGGGCTTCTTACCAAGAGCGAGCGGATAATTATCCTTTTGGGAAAGCTAAAACAATTGGACTACTCGTGCTTTTATTCATTTTGGAGTCATTTATTTATGATGAGTTTAAAACATTTTTCAAAGACCATTTTTATTCGACGCACAATATAGTTAGCAGATCGATGGAACCCTCAGTTCAATTAGGAGATTATATTTTCGTAAATCATCATAATTTCCAAATAAAAAACGGCGATGCGATTCATTATATTTTTGAGGAATCGGAAAATGGAAGAAAAGAGGCATTGAAACGAGTTATTGGAATTCCAGGAGATAGGTTATTACTTAAAGATAAGAGAATTTCAAAGGATTCATATATTTTAGAAATTATTCTAAATGGCAAAACGTTGAAAAACAAAAAAATCCCCCATCCTTTTATTCAAGAAAACATCGATATTAACTTAAGCGATAAAGTATTCTACGAAGAGACGATTGGAAATAAAAAATATATTACTGTATATAAACGGGCATCGACTCTCGGTGAAACTGAAGATTTTGGATATAAAGAAATTGTTCTAAAGGAAGGGGAGTATTTTATTTTAGGTGATAATCGAAACGATTCTTATGACTCACGAATAAGCGGTCCAATCAAAAGATCGGTAATATTGGGAAAAATGGTATCGAAATATTTCTCTATCAACTTTAAAGAATATACTTGTTCTGAAGCCATGAACCTAATTTTAGACGATTTCGAGGCATTGGATAGATGTTCTACCGATTTCGTAACGAAAATATTACGATCAAAAATTAGATTCGAAAACATTGGCAGAAATGAATTTTACGACAATTAG
- a CDS encoding TonB-dependent receptor plug domain-containing protein yields MPGTFGDSLKAVLNIPGVSPIFQNYNNSSAQSGLATQLPLTNPTLASAKNPDISNSQRGFLVMRGGGTKANQFYYDGLPLTYPFHADGLASVINNNAIRSLEVYSGAYSARYGFGTGGVIAIEAFKKREDTLITNVNTFLLDSYLYKNITNSLSINVSGRKYYPNLVLGQIHDLVPNQTFISDYSDYQGRINWDIDKNNSLTISSFGTKDFRYPFASNAKRDANRSEIESITDGLIVDRNFRTDGLKHTWKPFENVKNTIHFARNYFQERVQNSNFFLNVSDGGGLLPGGFVKVNTLGNDYASDLRYLEDSLELYFFKKILKINIGGQYRETISDLKGRLTYLNPKPLYLTITESILSDPNTSAILEGDRMVKREIGYFSEMKFDHLGYSATLGVRRDYYDLSKEWKTNPRLTLAKEFETTKTIFFGGTGEYSQAPSDISQYSKKIGNPNLKMETSVHSNIGIEQKFLGDYTFKLEGYKNTFDNLIIQDNFLYNSSMANLNNFISVVNNENTQLVSQNAKYSNSMIGWSKGFELLLKKEIPEDTGFYGWIAYTNSVTKRNRNQPVLNDEEARIHQELSANNRLIFQDDSKGYYTNLYSNGRLEILRKNSKEELYDLDRTHILSIIGGWKYKNSFQIGTRFTFLTNYAYTPIIGSEQKKIGLSNTSSISINDPIYSDQLRSARLPSYNQLDLRFDKFISTSWGKMDLYFEIINVTANKIAVSNNQFTPGLPYIPNVNPPTKYINQNGLDVYKHKIPFFNFGIQIQF; encoded by the coding sequence ATGCCCGGAACATTTGGAGATTCTTTAAAGGCTGTTTTGAATATTCCGGGCGTGTCGCCTATATTCCAGAATTATAATAATTCAAGCGCTCAATCGGGCTTAGCCACACAGTTGCCTTTAACGAATCCGACGCTCGCTTCGGCAAAAAACCCGGACATTTCAAACAGTCAAAGAGGATTTTTAGTTATGAGAGGAGGAGGTACAAAGGCAAATCAATTCTACTATGATGGCTTACCTCTCACATACCCGTTTCATGCGGACGGCCTTGCATCGGTCATCAACAATAACGCGATCAGGTCTTTAGAAGTTTATTCAGGCGCGTATTCCGCTCGCTACGGCTTCGGAACCGGAGGAGTTATCGCAATCGAAGCTTTTAAAAAAAGAGAGGATACGTTGATCACGAACGTAAATACGTTCTTACTCGATTCTTACCTTTATAAAAATATAACGAATTCTTTAAGCATTAATGTTTCGGGAAGAAAATATTATCCGAATCTTGTCCTCGGACAAATTCACGATCTTGTTCCGAATCAAACATTCATTTCAGACTACAGCGATTATCAAGGCCGCATTAACTGGGACATCGACAAAAATAATTCGCTCACAATTTCATCGTTTGGAACGAAAGATTTTCGATATCCGTTTGCAAGCAATGCAAAGCGGGACGCAAATCGAAGCGAAATTGAAAGCATCACCGACGGACTCATCGTGGATCGCAACTTTCGAACCGACGGGCTCAAACACACTTGGAAACCTTTCGAAAACGTAAAGAATACGATTCATTTCGCCAGAAATTATTTCCAAGAAAGAGTTCAAAACAGTAATTTCTTTTTGAACGTGTCCGATGGGGGCGGCCTTCTTCCAGGAGGTTTCGTAAAAGTAAATACTTTAGGGAATGATTACGCTTCGGATCTGCGTTATCTAGAGGATTCTCTGGAACTATATTTTTTCAAAAAAATCTTAAAAATCAACATAGGTGGTCAGTATAGGGAAACCATTTCCGATTTAAAAGGAAGATTGACGTATCTCAATCCGAAACCCCTTTATCTGACTATAACCGAGTCCATTCTTTCGGATCCGAATACTTCCGCTATTCTGGAAGGGGATAGAATGGTGAAACGGGAAATCGGTTACTTTTCCGAGATGAAGTTCGATCATCTTGGATATTCCGCGACACTCGGAGTTAGAAGAGATTACTACGATCTATCTAAAGAATGGAAAACCAATCCCAGGCTAACTTTGGCAAAAGAATTCGAAACCACAAAAACGATATTCTTCGGAGGAACAGGAGAATATTCACAGGCTCCATCCGATATTAGTCAATACTCTAAAAAAATTGGGAATCCAAATCTAAAGATGGAAACATCAGTACATTCTAATATAGGAATTGAGCAGAAATTTCTCGGAGATTATACATTCAAGCTGGAAGGTTATAAGAATACATTCGACAATTTGATCATCCAGGATAATTTTTTATACAATTCTTCAATGGCAAATCTCAACAACTTCATCTCCGTAGTCAACAACGAGAATACACAGCTTGTTTCGCAAAACGCGAAGTATTCGAATTCGATGATCGGCTGGTCCAAAGGTTTCGAACTCTTGTTAAAAAAGGAAATCCCCGAGGATACTGGTTTTTACGGTTGGATCGCTTATACAAACTCGGTGACCAAAAGAAACAGAAACCAACCGGTTTTAAACGATGAGGAAGCAAGAATTCATCAAGAACTCAGCGCAAACAATCGTTTGATTTTTCAGGACGATTCCAAAGGATATTATACGAATTTGTATTCCAACGGACGTTTGGAAATCCTGCGCAAAAACTCCAAGGAAGAATTGTACGATTTGGACAGAACACATATTCTCAGCATCATCGGAGGCTGGAAATACAAAAATTCGTTTCAGATTGGAACGAGATTTACGTTTTTAACGAATTATGCATATACTCCGATCATCGGTTCGGAACAAAAAAAAATCGGACTCAGCAATACGAGTTCGATTTCAATCAACGATCCTATCTATTCCGATCAACTTCGTTCGGCAAGACTCCCCTCTTACAATCAGCTCGATCTTCGATTCGATAAATTCATATCTACGAGCTGGGGAAAAATGGATTTATACTTCGAGATAATCAACGTCACCGCAAATAAAATCGCGGTTTCAAATAACCAATTCACACCTGGACTTCCATACATTCCGAACGTCAACCCGCCGACGAAGTATATCAACCAGAATGGACTCGACGTATACAAACATAAAATTCCCTTTTTCAATTTTGGGATTCAAATTCAGTTCTAA